From a single Planococcus shenhongbingii genomic region:
- a CDS encoding MerR family transcriptional regulator: MEYTVQKLGSLAGVSTRTLRYYDEIGILKPARKNSAGYRIYGRNEVDKLQQILFYRELGLDLESIKKIVNDPAFDGPAALRKHWQQLLQKRRQLDLLINNVEKTISAAEGKSHMADKEKFQGFKQKLVDDNEKQYGEEVRAKYGDDVVDRSNSKMLNMSESQYEEFMRLEKELMEALAEACKTGDPASEIAQKTADLHKQWLTFTWPSYSKEAHAGLARMYVDDERFAAYYNKVHPNATEFLRDAILIYTGANL, translated from the coding sequence ATGGAATACACTGTTCAAAAACTGGGGAGTTTAGCAGGAGTCAGTACGAGAACATTGCGATATTACGATGAAATAGGAATACTGAAGCCGGCGAGAAAAAATTCTGCAGGTTACCGTATTTATGGCCGGAACGAAGTGGATAAGCTGCAGCAAATCCTCTTTTACCGGGAACTCGGACTCGATTTGGAAAGCATCAAAAAAATTGTCAACGACCCGGCATTTGACGGACCGGCGGCTTTGAGAAAACACTGGCAGCAGCTCCTGCAAAAACGCCGACAACTGGACCTCCTGATCAATAATGTGGAAAAAACCATTTCCGCAGCAGAAGGGAAGAGCCACATGGCTGACAAGGAAAAGTTCCAAGGTTTTAAGCAGAAATTAGTTGACGACAATGAAAAGCAATACGGTGAAGAAGTCCGTGCGAAATACGGTGATGATGTAGTCGACCGTTCCAATTCCAAAATGCTGAATATGAGCGAATCACAATACGAAGAATTCATGCGTTTGGAAAAAGAGCTGATGGAGGCACTTGCCGAAGCTTGCAAAACCGGAGACCCAGCAAGTGAAATTGCCCAAAAAACAGCAGACTTGCACAAGCAGTGGCTGACCTTCACATGGCCGTCGTACAGCAAAGAAGCACATGCGGGACTTGCCAGAATGTACGTAGACGATGAGCGCTTTGCCGCTTATTACAACAAAGTGCATCCGAACGCCACTGAATTCTTGCGGGATGCAATTTTAATTTATACTGGAGCCAATTTATAA
- a CDS encoding endonuclease/exonuclease/phosphatase family protein — protein MLEKGKEPVVSVKVMSFNIAHGLGMNGIVDLEKTAGIIEDSCANIIALQEVDCYFSSRSAFVDQARWLSERLGMQVAFGANLDFEPIAAGEPRRQYGNAILSKYPIKYAENHQLTRVLTDFGKNEQRGVLEAVIEVKGNLITVYNTHLSLKEEELKVSIGELIGITEKRHFPRIVMGDFNAPPNDGQIRRLNRHFADTFLKMKRGDAYTYPSPYRNAETGENFKPVTRIDYVFADPELDPVQVAVMETDTSDHLPIVADFIVSTAKTHAQEAAQTVLQKV, from the coding sequence ATGCTTGAAAAAGGAAAAGAACCAGTTGTTTCTGTCAAAGTCATGTCATTTAACATCGCTCATGGTTTGGGAATGAATGGAATAGTGGATTTGGAGAAAACGGCTGGTATTATTGAGGACTCTTGCGCCAATATTATTGCATTGCAGGAAGTCGACTGCTATTTTTCTTCCCGCAGTGCTTTTGTTGACCAGGCACGGTGGTTAAGTGAACGGCTGGGGATGCAAGTGGCATTTGGAGCAAATCTAGATTTTGAGCCGATTGCTGCGGGTGAGCCGAGACGCCAATACGGCAACGCGATTTTAAGTAAATACCCGATTAAGTATGCGGAAAATCATCAATTGACCCGAGTGCTGACAGATTTCGGAAAGAATGAACAGCGTGGTGTTTTGGAAGCAGTGATAGAAGTTAAAGGAAATTTAATCACAGTTTACAACACGCATCTTTCTTTAAAAGAGGAAGAATTGAAAGTCAGCATTGGCGAATTGATTGGCATCACTGAAAAACGTCATTTTCCCCGTATTGTGATGGGTGACTTTAATGCTCCTCCTAATGACGGGCAAATCAGAAGGCTGAATAGGCATTTTGCGGACACCTTTTTAAAAATGAAAAGAGGAGACGCTTATACGTATCCTTCTCCTTACCGAAACGCGGAAACAGGTGAAAACTTCAAACCGGTTACACGCATCGATTATGTCTTTGCAGACCCTGAACTGGATCCGGTGCAGGTAGCAGTAATGGAAACCGATACATCAGACCATTTGCCAATTGTTGCTGACTTCATTGTTTCTACAGCAAAAACTCATGCACAAGAAGCAGCACAAACAGTCCTTCAGAAAGTTTAA
- a CDS encoding endonuclease/exonuclease/phosphatase family protein — MEREKLPPTVPIKVMSFNIAHGLGMNNVVDLEKTASVIEQSEAEIVGLQELDRHFTERSEFIDQVDWLSSRLGMYGAFGANLDLEPNEPERPRRQYGNAVLSKHPIKYVENHLLTKVVSPIANSEQRGMLEVVLEVKGTYLSFFNTHLSLKEEELKVSIDEILEITEKSRFPKIITGDFNAAPDHLQIKRLENHYDDVFLKMDKDNSYTYPAPYTHEADGVKLKPVTRIDYIFTDQNLEPAKATVIETAVSDHLPIAADLVLSRTANAMKSSAQAEQLKLFK; from the coding sequence ATGGAGAGAGAAAAACTCCCCCCCACCGTGCCCATAAAAGTGATGTCGTTCAACATTGCCCACGGATTAGGTATGAATAATGTCGTCGATTTGGAAAAGACAGCAAGTGTCATTGAGCAATCAGAAGCAGAAATTGTCGGATTGCAGGAACTCGATCGGCATTTTACTGAACGCAGTGAATTTATCGATCAAGTAGACTGGCTCAGCAGCCGCCTTGGCATGTACGGCGCTTTCGGAGCCAACTTAGATTTAGAGCCAAATGAACCTGAAAGGCCCAGGCGCCAGTACGGCAACGCGGTTTTAAGCAAGCATCCGATCAAGTATGTTGAAAATCACCTCCTGACGAAAGTGGTCTCTCCGATTGCCAACAGTGAACAGCGGGGAATGCTGGAAGTTGTTCTCGAAGTAAAAGGGACATATCTTAGCTTCTTTAACACACATTTATCGTTGAAAGAAGAAGAACTCAAAGTAAGCATTGATGAAATTTTGGAGATTACAGAAAAAAGCCGTTTTCCAAAAATCATTACAGGAGATTTTAATGCGGCACCGGATCACCTGCAAATCAAAAGATTGGAAAACCATTACGATGATGTTTTCTTGAAAATGGATAAAGACAACTCTTATACGTACCCGGCTCCTTATACACATGAGGCAGATGGAGTGAAGTTAAAGCCGGTGACACGGATTGATTATATTTTTACGGATCAAAATCTGGAGCCTGCAAAGGCAACCGTAATTGAAACCGCTGTATCGGATCATTTGCCGATTGCAGCAGATCTGGTTCTGTCGAGAACGGCCAATGCGATGAAATCATCAGCACAAGCGGAACAATTAAAGTTGTTTAAATGA
- the queF gene encoding preQ(1) synthase: MAGRNEDTLDHLSLLGNQNTKYNFEYDPDILEAIDNLHTRDYFVKFNCPEFTSLCPQTGQPDFATIYLSFIPDKKLVESKSLKLYLFSFRNHGDFHEDVVNIIMNDLIKLLEPRYIEVWGKFTPRGGLSIDPYTNYGKPGTKYEEMASYRMMNHDMNPETITNR, from the coding sequence ATGGCAGGAAGAAACGAAGACACATTAGACCATTTGTCGCTGCTCGGCAATCAAAATACGAAGTATAACTTTGAATATGACCCGGACATTTTAGAAGCAATCGATAATTTGCATACACGCGATTATTTTGTAAAATTCAATTGTCCGGAATTTACTTCACTTTGCCCACAGACCGGACAGCCTGATTTCGCGACGATTTATCTCAGCTTTATCCCGGACAAAAAATTGGTGGAAAGCAAATCTCTGAAATTGTATTTATTCAGTTTCCGCAACCACGGCGATTTCCATGAAGACGTCGTCAACATCATCATGAACGATTTAATCAAATTGCTTGAACCCCGTTATATCGAAGTATGGGGCAAATTCACACCGCGCGGCGGCTTGTCGATCGACCCTTACACAAACTATGGAAAACCCGGCACAAAATATGAAGAAATGGCTTCGTACCGCATGATGAACCATGACATGAATCCGGAAACCATTACCAACCGCTAA
- a CDS encoding TraR/DksA C4-type zinc finger protein, translating into MTEEQLKQLKDQLIKQKNSLEGRMEHTEEFDTTELSNYDNHPADNATDLFDQERGLALNQFKENELDDTNAALEAIENGTYGKCTVCGKEIPYERLEVLPTALTCVDHAQQDTDMTSRPPEEDVLRGSTSQPVEKEDSRLRDDADSFQEVEDFGSSDSPQDQPGKDEDMEDFYEEKG; encoded by the coding sequence ATGACTGAGGAACAATTGAAGCAATTGAAAGACCAATTGATTAAACAAAAGAATTCTCTTGAAGGACGGATGGAGCATACGGAAGAGTTTGATACAACCGAACTGTCTAATTATGATAATCACCCAGCCGATAATGCAACGGACTTATTTGATCAGGAACGCGGTCTCGCGTTAAACCAATTTAAAGAAAACGAATTGGATGATACAAATGCTGCTCTTGAGGCAATTGAGAACGGGACTTACGGCAAATGCACAGTGTGCGGCAAAGAAATCCCGTACGAGCGTTTAGAAGTATTGCCGACTGCTTTAACTTGTGTTGATCATGCTCAGCAAGATACTGATATGACGTCACGTCCTCCCGAGGAAGATGTGTTAAGAGGATCCACGAGCCAGCCAGTGGAAAAAGAAGACAGCAGGCTTCGGGATGATGCGGATTCATTTCAGGAAGTCGAAGATTTTGGTTCTTCGGACAGTCCACAGGACCAGCCTGGCAAAGATGAAGATATGGAAGATTTCTACGAAGAAAAAGGTTGA
- a CDS encoding DUF4440 domain-containing protein, with protein MEGLEKEIFKLECSHLQPDVRVSKQKLGEVLDEEFFEFGSSGKVWRRRDYDTNHPLTPDRMEISEFALHILGPEAVLTTYRLQNHTSGKVSLRSSIWKNRGSGWKLFFHQGTLSE; from the coding sequence TTGGAGGGATTAGAGAAGGAAATCTTTAAATTGGAATGCAGCCACCTTCAACCGGATGTCCGGGTTTCAAAACAAAAACTTGGAGAAGTGCTCGATGAGGAATTTTTTGAGTTTGGGAGTTCAGGGAAAGTCTGGAGGCGGAGGGATTATGACACAAATCATCCGTTAACCCCGGACCGGATGGAGATTTCAGAATTTGCCTTGCATATTCTGGGACCAGAAGCTGTACTAACAACGTACCGCCTCCAAAATCACACAAGCGGAAAAGTATCTCTTCGCAGTTCCATTTGGAAAAATCGGGGAAGTGGCTGGAAGCTGTTTTTTCATCAAGGAACGCTTTCAGAATGA
- a CDS encoding thiol-disulfide oxidoreductase DCC family protein, translating to MEHAVVLFDGDCNFCDSSVQFIINHDPAGYYQFASLQSDIGRELRRKHQVPEDVDSLVLIQDGKAYVKSEGALMISRHLTGLWKMAFYLKSFPRPLRDGAYDVVAKNRYKVFGKLNSCMLPPPHIRKRFLDKQ from the coding sequence ATGGAACATGCGGTTGTATTATTTGATGGCGATTGTAATTTCTGTGATAGCAGTGTCCAGTTCATCATAAACCATGATCCTGCAGGATATTATCAATTTGCTTCGCTGCAAAGCGATATTGGACGGGAGCTTAGACGAAAGCATCAAGTGCCGGAGGACGTAGACAGCCTGGTATTGATACAAGACGGCAAAGCCTATGTTAAATCCGAAGGGGCATTGATGATTTCCCGCCACTTGACCGGGTTATGGAAAATGGCGTTTTATCTAAAATCATTTCCTCGTCCATTGCGCGATGGCGCTTATGATGTGGTCGCTAAAAACCGCTACAAGGTATTCGGGAAACTCAATAGCTGTATGCTGCCGCCTCCGCATATCCGAAAAAGATTTCTTGATAAACAGTAA
- a CDS encoding DUF3238 domain-containing protein yields MAALEKRLEIDLLQQTDTMIYFKWSSTGDTCVVKRDADAIYTGIENSFKDENLQSGELYTYTVERLDEEGEVKERIKMQTSTEDHTEDSINYLQQIAFTTIVSDSKIILAWGAIDGIDEYEIYRDGEFLDTIKKTQFTDRGVEMDREYSYWIRAKRPLEKSETGFSEEKSVAAHLFGFFNIKSSQEAASMEEFWITKKIAPLERLLADSPQVNVSEFNRVWDFRYTTFLSDKFLANPNLLSLNRYFAGDNRTFTPDSSHYRTQVNFSLQLGKEDSALELQKDVGMSVAYDWRKKFRKADVASSEGIQLEKVKEDERNVKVILKHSVGNPLTTSPNIDYDVSATFYRDGHYDIVGLHDQAPNHEVYLKNDKMNEWLQIHEAESKGLAWMSRSIASQYWRISNFE; encoded by the coding sequence ATGGCTGCGTTGGAGAAACGCCTGGAAATTGATTTGTTGCAGCAGACAGATACAATGATTTACTTTAAATGGTCCAGTACAGGAGATACTTGTGTAGTAAAAAGAGATGCAGATGCCATCTATACTGGCATAGAAAACAGCTTTAAAGATGAAAACCTGCAAAGTGGTGAGCTGTATACCTATACAGTCGAGCGCCTTGACGAAGAAGGAGAAGTAAAAGAACGGATCAAAATGCAAACCAGCACAGAAGACCATACGGAAGACAGCATCAATTATCTTCAGCAAATTGCCTTTACGACAATTGTTTCGGATTCAAAAATCATTTTGGCATGGGGAGCCATCGATGGTATTGATGAGTATGAAATTTACCGGGACGGCGAATTTTTGGACACGATCAAAAAAACGCAGTTTACTGATCGTGGTGTAGAAATGGACCGGGAATATTCATATTGGATTCGGGCAAAGCGTCCGCTGGAAAAGTCTGAAACGGGTTTCAGTGAAGAGAAGTCGGTAGCTGCCCATCTTTTTGGTTTTTTTAATATTAAGTCTTCGCAAGAAGCAGCTTCCATGGAAGAATTCTGGATCACTAAAAAGATTGCCCCTCTGGAGCGATTGCTAGCTGATTCTCCACAAGTTAACGTATCGGAGTTTAATAGAGTCTGGGATTTCCGCTATACCACTTTCCTGTCTGATAAATTTCTAGCCAACCCGAACCTGTTGTCGCTCAACCGCTATTTTGCTGGAGATAACCGAACGTTCACTCCTGATTCCTCTCATTACCGTACGCAAGTAAATTTTTCACTGCAACTCGGAAAAGAGGATTCTGCCTTAGAACTTCAAAAGGACGTGGGCATGAGCGTTGCCTACGATTGGCGGAAAAAATTCCGGAAAGCAGATGTGGCTTCTTCTGAAGGCATTCAGCTGGAAAAAGTGAAAGAAGACGAACGAAACGTTAAGGTTATCCTGAAACATAGTGTCGGCAATCCCTTAACAACTTCCCCCAATATTGACTATGATGTATCTGCAACATTTTATCGGGATGGCCACTACGATATCGTAGGGCTGCATGACCAAGCACCCAATCATGAAGTTTACTTGAAAAACGATAAAATGAATGAATGGCTTCAAATTCACGAAGCGGAAAGCAAAGGATTAGCGTGGATGTCCCGTTCGATTGCGAGCCAATACTGGCGGATTTCCAATTTTGAATAG
- a CDS encoding GAF domain-containing protein, with translation MAFAETKKAGSFKSFDDAAEQILKLLSQQLEINTLFIAKNDGQTNEIIKALNAGDELVVQGSLSPLEQTFCNLSIGFGKEPLVIKDISSNVRANKLEIASRFGSRSFIGIPILYESGEVYGTICGLDQVPFEFTEEHEQAFATMSSLLTYVLELAKANEQIQSLSSPLVPVTQGVAILPVIGEVTAERAQTIIDHVLQKCGENALDYLIVDVSGVSQINAVVGEYLLKLVNILKIIGVTPVVTGIQPFMALKVPHFATALKGIMIEANLEMALKQLGFVLIKECDKKTSR, from the coding sequence ATGGCTTTTGCGGAAACTAAAAAAGCAGGCAGCTTTAAAAGTTTTGATGATGCGGCGGAGCAAATTTTAAAATTGCTCAGTCAACAGCTAGAAATCAATACCTTATTTATTGCGAAAAATGATGGACAGACCAATGAAATTATTAAGGCTTTGAATGCAGGTGATGAACTGGTCGTACAAGGCAGCTTATCTCCTCTGGAACAAACTTTTTGCAATTTAAGCATTGGTTTTGGAAAAGAGCCCTTGGTTATCAAAGATATTTCCAGCAACGTACGTGCCAATAAATTAGAGATTGCATCCCGTTTCGGAAGTAGGTCATTTATCGGCATACCGATTTTGTATGAAAGCGGCGAAGTCTACGGCACCATTTGCGGTCTTGACCAAGTGCCTTTTGAGTTTACGGAAGAGCATGAACAAGCATTTGCCACCATGTCGTCTTTGCTGACATATGTTTTGGAACTTGCAAAAGCGAACGAACAAATTCAATCCCTTTCATCCCCATTGGTTCCAGTTACTCAAGGAGTCGCTATTTTGCCGGTTATTGGAGAAGTGACAGCAGAGCGTGCCCAAACGATCATCGATCATGTTTTACAAAAATGTGGGGAAAATGCACTGGATTATTTAATCGTTGATGTTTCCGGTGTTTCCCAAATCAACGCTGTCGTTGGAGAGTATTTGCTGAAGCTGGTCAATATTTTAAAAATTATTGGCGTAACACCGGTGGTTACCGGCATCCAACCTTTCATGGCTTTAAAAGTGCCGCATTTTGCCACAGCTTTAAAAGGTATTATGATTGAAGCAAATCTTGAAATGGCATTGAAGCAACTTGGATTTGTGTTGATAAAAGAATGCGATAAAAAAACGAGCCGATGA
- a CDS encoding metallophosphoesterase family protein produces MQKIVIVSDTHIPARAKKIPQRLADECQTADFIIHAGDWQTLDVYHELAAYTETDGVTGNVDPWEIADRFGKRKIFTFGDVKVGVIHGDGIQKTTEQRAFEAFSDEQVDIIVFGHSHIPLMREVDGITLFNPGSPTDKRMQPQYSFGLLEIDETWELKHVFFDKEE; encoded by the coding sequence ATGCAAAAAATCGTTATTGTCTCTGATACCCATATCCCGGCCCGCGCCAAAAAGATTCCCCAGCGTTTGGCAGATGAATGCCAAACTGCAGATTTCATCATCCATGCTGGAGACTGGCAGACGTTGGATGTCTACCACGAATTGGCCGCTTACACGGAAACAGACGGAGTCACAGGCAATGTGGACCCATGGGAAATAGCAGACCGGTTTGGCAAAAGAAAAATTTTTACTTTCGGAGATGTGAAAGTCGGAGTCATCCATGGGGACGGTATTCAGAAAACGACCGAACAGCGCGCTTTTGAAGCTTTCTCAGACGAACAAGTTGATATCATCGTTTTTGGACATTCCCATATTCCGTTGATGCGTGAAGTAGATGGCATTACATTGTTTAATCCAGGTTCTCCCACTGACAAGCGTATGCAGCCGCAATACTCATTCGGCTTGCTCGAAATTGATGAGACCTGGGAGCTCAAACATGTCTTTTTTGATAAAGAAGAATAA
- a CDS encoding dihydrofolate reductase family protein translates to MVQERKVTCYIAISLDGYIATKDDSLDWLFKVEMEGDAGYAEFMETIDTVVMGRRTYDWILEMEKGKVPYPDKKCYVFSNSKSGQEGHVIFTNEDIRTFVEREKSLPGKDIWVVGGGNLLHSFLKEKLIDEFLISIAPTMIGQGIPLFQELDFETEFTLKSAQQSGQFTQMHLVRK, encoded by the coding sequence ATGGTTCAGGAACGGAAAGTCACGTGTTATATAGCTATCAGTTTAGACGGATATATCGCTACAAAAGATGACTCGCTGGATTGGCTCTTCAAAGTGGAAATGGAAGGAGATGCCGGTTATGCGGAATTCATGGAGACAATTGATACGGTTGTCATGGGACGCCGCACATATGATTGGATATTGGAAATGGAAAAAGGAAAAGTTCCATATCCAGATAAAAAATGTTATGTATTTTCAAACTCGAAAAGTGGCCAGGAAGGACATGTAATTTTTACCAATGAAGATATCAGAACCTTTGTAGAAAGAGAAAAGAGCCTGCCAGGCAAAGATATCTGGGTGGTCGGAGGAGGAAATCTTCTCCATAGTTTTTTGAAGGAAAAACTGATTGATGAATTTCTGATTTCCATTGCTCCTACAATGATCGGCCAAGGCATTCCGCTTTTTCAAGAACTTGATTTTGAGACAGAATTTACATTAAAAAGCGCTCAGCAATCAGGACAGTTTACGCAAATGCATTTAGTCCGCAAGTGA
- a CDS encoding SRPBCC family protein has translation MVSLNQEPVVKTEMNIRRPVEEVFAAFVDPEITTKFWFTKSSGKLEFGKHIRWEWEMYGASANVYVKQIEENKSILIEWEEPYGYSTVHWTFTPRTAQETIVEITNSGFKGDGDDIVGQAIDSMGGFTIVLCGLKAYLEHGIVLNLIADKAPDAHIKQ, from the coding sequence ATGGTTAGCTTAAACCAAGAACCGGTTGTTAAGACGGAAATGAACATTAGAAGGCCTGTTGAAGAAGTATTTGCGGCATTTGTCGACCCTGAAATTACGACGAAATTCTGGTTTACTAAAAGCAGCGGGAAGTTGGAGTTCGGCAAGCACATCAGATGGGAATGGGAGATGTATGGTGCTTCTGCCAATGTCTATGTGAAACAAATAGAGGAAAACAAAAGCATCCTGATAGAATGGGAAGAACCTTACGGCTATTCTACTGTGCACTGGACGTTTACTCCACGTACAGCCCAGGAAACTATCGTAGAGATTACGAACTCGGGCTTTAAAGGTGATGGAGATGATATAGTTGGACAAGCCATCGACTCTATGGGAGGATTTACGATTGTGTTATGCGGATTAAAGGCCTATCTGGAACATGGCATTGTTTTAAATCTTATTGCAGATAAAGCGCCGGATGCCCATATTAAACAATAA
- a CDS encoding PaaI family thioesterase yields the protein MFIQQPFDEFLEIKYERIAENSVKVTLPIKPLFVNSVGVIHGGIISTLADIALCNTVAPDENGKQKVVTVELNVTFLKGAKSEFLTARAFAVKEGRNLTHADCIIHDDEDQVIAKARAILFSR from the coding sequence TTGTTCATCCAACAGCCTTTTGATGAATTTCTAGAAATCAAGTATGAACGGATAGCCGAAAATAGCGTTAAAGTGACCTTACCCATTAAGCCGTTATTCGTTAATAGTGTAGGGGTGATTCATGGCGGCATTATTTCCACATTGGCAGATATAGCACTTTGCAATACGGTAGCCCCTGATGAAAACGGCAAGCAAAAAGTGGTGACGGTCGAATTGAATGTCACTTTTTTAAAAGGAGCCAAATCTGAGTTTTTAACGGCCCGGGCTTTTGCCGTAAAAGAAGGGCGCAATCTGACGCATGCTGATTGCATTATTCACGACGATGAAGATCAAGTAATCGCTAAAGCAAGAGCCATTCTCTTCAGCCGCTAA